One genomic segment of Cottoperca gobio chromosome 21, fCotGob3.1, whole genome shotgun sequence includes these proteins:
- the cybrd1 gene encoding plasma membrane ascorbate-dependent reductase CYBRD1: MSMENVKHFLVVLSAAAAAGTVSIIFVLRWVLHFREGLAWDGGAAEFNWHPVLIVIGFVFLQGTAIIVYRLPWTWRCSKLMMKFIHAGLHLLAFILAVISMVAVFDFHNAAKIPNMYSLHSWLGLIAVILYCLQLVLGVGMYLIPFTPASWRAAFMPLHVYGGLLLFASVIAVALMGITEKLIFGLSNPKYKDSPPEAIFVNVLGLLLVLFGALILWIATRTSWKRPSEQILHTLHTDGGGEDSSKIGPSLSQLSDGTDDETSGDVRRRSNKLEDQVN, encoded by the exons ATGTCGATGGAGAACGTGAAACATTTCCTGGTCGTCCTgtccgccgccgccgccgccgggACTGTCTCCATAATATTCGTGCTGCGATGGGTTCTGCACTTTAGAGAAGGTTTAGCTTGGGATGGCGGAGCGGCTGAATTCAACTGGCATCCGGTCTTGATAGTGATCGGGTTTGTTTTCTTGCAAGGAACAG CCATCATTGTCTACAGACTCCCCTGGACCTGGCGGTGCAGCAAACTGATGATGAAGTTCATCCATGCAGGCTTGCACTTACTAGCCTTCATTCTTGCTGTCATATCCATGGTGGCCGTTTTTGACTTTCACAATGCTGCCAAAATCCCCAACATGTACAGTCTGCACAGCTGGCTGGGCCTGATAGCTGTCATACTGTACTGTCTACAG CTTGTTCTTGGAGTTGGCATGTACTTGATACCATTTACACCTGCGTCCTGGAGAGCAGCGTTTATGCCCCTGCATGTCTACGGAGGTCTTTTACTCTTTGCCAGTGTAATAGCTGTGGCACTCATGGGCATCACAGAGAAACTCATTTTTGGCCT GAGCAACCCGAAGTACAAGGACTCTCCCCCGGAGGCAATTTTCGTGAACGTTCTGGGACTCCTCCTTGTGCTTTTTGGAGCTCTAATCCTCTGGATTGCCACTCGAACGTCTTGGAAACGTCCCAGTGAGCAGATTTTGCATACTCTGCATACCGATGGGGGAGGTGAGGACAGTAGCAAAATCGGTCCCTCCTTGTCTCAGCTATCTGATGGAACTGATGATGAGACCTCTGGGGATGTCAGGAGGAGGAGTAACAAATTAGAGGATCAGGTTaactga